In Altererythrobacter aquiaggeris, the genomic stretch CGGGCGGCGTCACGGTCAACGATGTGGTGTTTCATGTATCGATGGAAGATTTGCCGTTCGGCGGAGTTGGCCCCTCGGGTATGGGGTCTTATCACGGTCCCGAAGGGTTCAAGGAATTCAGCCACGCGCGTAGCGTCTATACCCAGTCAAAACTGGATATTGCCGGTATCGCGGGCCTGAAGCCGCCATATGGCGCGAAAACCGACAAGGCGCTGGCGATGCAGATGAAGAAATAGCGGGCGCACCGGCTCCGCTCTGGACCGCGGAGCCACCCCGTTTTTGTATGAGAAGCCGGACAGTTTATGTCCGGGGCGCAAAATACAGACACCCCTTGCCCTGATGAGTGCGCCGGACTAGTGCGCAGTCAATTCAATCTAGCGCTTGCGAGTCAGCCCCTTGGACTATCTAGCCCAGTATCTGCCTATTCTGATTTTCCTGTTTATTGCAGTCGGATTATCAGCATTGTTCGTGTTCCTCCCGATGGGTGTTTCGCGGCTTACCGGAACGCATTCGCCAGATGCTTCGAAGCTGAGCGAATATGAATGCGGTTTCCCCGCATTCGAAGATCCGCGCAGCCAGTTCGACGTCCGGTTTTATCTGGTCGCGATTTTGTTTATTATTTTCGATCTCGAGGCGGCATTTCTTTTCCCGTGGGCGGTCAGCCTTGATCTGACAGGATGGCCGGGCTGGATTACAATGATGATTTTCCTGGGAGAGCTGGCAGTAGGGCTAGCTTACGCCTGGAAGAAAGGAGCGCTAGAATGGGAGTGAACACCACCACCATCCGAGTGCCCGAAGCCATGCCCACCGCTCAGCCGGGGCAGATGCTTCAGCCTGATGCGGAATATTTCAATGCGCTGCAAAACGAAGTCAACGACAAGGGCTTCCTCGTCGCCAGCACCGAAGACCTGTTCCAATGGGCGCGTACCGGTTCGCTCTGGTGGATGACCTTCGGCCTCGCGTGCTGTGCGGTTGAAATGATCCATGTAAACATGCCGCGGTATGATATGGAACGGTTCGGCGTCGCGCCTCGCGCCAGCCCGCGCCAGTCCGATGTGATGATCGTGGCCGGAACGCTGTGCAACAAAATGGCCCCCGCGCTGCGCAAGGTTTACGATCAGATGTCCGAACCGAAATATGTTATTTCGATGGGCAGCTGTGCCAATGGCGGCGGTTATTACCATTACAGCTATTCGGTCGTGCGCGGCTGTGACCGCATCGTGCCGGTTGATATTTATGTGCCGGGCTGCCCGCCGACTGCCGAAGCGCTGCTTTACGGTGTGATGCAATTGCAGCGCAAAATCCGGCGGTCCGGGACGGTCGAGCGCTAGGATGGCTACGGTTCTGCATTCCGCTCCCAAATCGGCGCCGCACGATGGCGTGATCGAAACGCTGGGCAACGCGCTGGGCGATATGATGGTTGGCGCGCGCGAGGAATATGGCGAGCTCACATTCACCGTTCGCCGCGACGATATCGAAGACGTGCTGCGCCTGCTGCGCGACGATCACGAATATCAGCAACTCATGGAAATTGCGGGGGTCGATTATCCGGATCGCGGTGAGCGGTTCGAAGTTGTCTATATGCTGCTGTCGCTCACGAAGAACCATCGCCTGATGCTCAAGGTTTCGACCGATGAAGCCACTCCGGTTCCGACCGCCACCCGCCTGTGGCCAAACGCAGGCTGGCTGGAGCGTGAAGTATTCGACATGTTCGGTGTGCTGTTCGACGGCAATACCGATCTGCGGCGTATTCTGACCGATTACGGGTTTGAAGGGCATCCCTTCCGCAAGGATTTCCCGCTGACCGGCTACACCGAATTGCGCTATTCCGAAGAAGATAAACGGGTGGTTTATGAACCGGTCGAACTGGCGCAGGACCTGCGCCAGTTTGACTTCATGAGCCCTTGGGAAGGCGCGGATTACATTCTTCCCGGCGATGAAAAAGCCGGTGGCCCGCCTCAAGTGGACGAGCCAAAGACGACCGACAGCCCCAAGCAGACAGGCGCGGGAAAGAAGACGGACAAAAAAGCTGCCGAGACCGTGAGCGCGGGCGCCCCGGCAGAAAAGGCTTCGACTACAAAAAAGACTGCGCCGGAGCCGACCGAAAATCGCCAGGCGCGCAAGCCCGGCAAAGGTAAAGTCAAAGACACCAAAGCTGCGACCAAGCCGGTGAAAAAGCCGAAGACGACAGCCGGGAAGGGTGACAAGACATGAGCGTCCAGCTTGAACAGTCGCCTACCACCGGCGATCAGTTGATTTCCAACTACACGATCAATTTCGGTCCCCAGCACCCTGCCGCGCACGGCGTTTTGCGCATGGTGATGGAACTGGATGGCGAGATTATCGAACGCATCGATCCGCATGTCGGCTTGCTGCACCGCGGTACCGAAAAGCTGATCGAGCATAAGACCTATCTGCAGGCGCTGCCCTATTTCGATCGGCTCGATTACTGTTCGCCGCTGTGTCAGGAACACAGTTATGTGCTCGCAATCGAGAAGCTGCTGAACGTCGAAGTGCCCATCCGCGCGCAATATCTGCGCGTGCTGTTTGCTGAATTGACGCGTATTTCCAACCATATGCTCAATATCGGCGCGCATGTGATGGATGTCGGCGCGATGACGCCGAACCTGTGGGTGTTCGAACTGCGCGAAGACTGCATGAACTTCTTCGAACGCGCGTCGGGCGCGCGAATGCACAGCGCTTATTTCCGTCCCGGCGGCGTCCATCAGGATGTGCCGCTGAAATTGCTCACCGACATTGGCGACTGGGTCGATGGCCGTTTGCCCGAACTGTTCGGCGATGCGATGAGCCTGGTGATCGACAACCGCATTTTCAAACAGCGCAATGTCGATATTGCCGTGGTCGAAAAAGACGATGCGATTGCGTGGGGTTTCTCCGGCCCGATGATCCGCGGCAGCGGCATCGCATGGGATCTGCGCAAGTCGCAGCCTTATGACGTCTATGACCGCATGGATTTCGAGGTACCTGTCGGCACCAATGGCGATTGCTACGACCGGTTCATGGTCCGCGTGGAAGAAGTGAAACAGTCGGCCCGCATCATCAAGCAGTGCCTCGCAGAGATGCCTGAAGGCCCGATTGCCAGCGACGATATGAAGGTTTCCCCGCCCAAACGCGGCGAGATGAAACAGTCGATGGAAGCGTTGATCCATCACTTCAAGCTTTATACCGAGGGATTTCATGTGCCCGCAGGCGAAGTATACGTCGCAACCGAAAGCCCGAAGGGCGAGTTTGGCGTCTATCTGGTTTCGGACGGCAGCAACAAACCCTATCGCTGCAAAATCCGCCCGACCGCCTTCAGCCACTTGCAAGCCATGGACTTCATGTGCCGCGGCCACATGCTGCCCGACGCAACCGCTATCCTCGGCGCAATCGACGTGGTGTTCGGGGAGTGTGACCGGTGATCCTGCGCGAGTTGTTCATATTTATCGCAGCGTTTGCAGCATTCGCATCGGGCGTTGCGGCCTATCTTGCGGGATTTCATGGCGGGGCGGGTTTGAAGGATATTCTCTCCACTGCATCGGCCGCCGTCATAGGCTTGTATGCCGGACGATACATCGAACGAAGGCTTATCAATGGCTGATCGCCAACTCGCACCCGACACACCTGAAACGCGCAAGCGGTGGGGTGATTTCAAATGGTCCACGGCCAATGCGGCCAAGGCCAAGAAATTTGTCGCGTCCTATCCTGAAGGCCGCCAGAAATCGGCTGTGATGCCGTTCCTCGATCTGGCCCAGCGGCAGGTTGGTGAGGAAACGGGCACGCAGGGCTGGTTGCCGCTGCCAGTGATGGAATTCATCGCCCGCGAGCTCGACATGCCGGTCATCCGTGTGCTTGAAGTTGCGACGTTCTATTTCATGTATAACCTTGTTCCGGTCGGCAAATTCCACGTGCAGGTTTGCGGCACCACGCCCTGTATGCTGCGCGGATCGGACGATATCATGTCCGCTTGCAAGAAACGCGGTATGGAAATCGGCCACACCACAGATGACGGTATGTGGACGCTGACCGAAGTTGAATGCATGGGCAATTGCGCCACTGCACCGATGGTCCAGATCAACGACGGCAATTACGAGGATTTGACGGTCGAACGCCTCGACGCCGTGCTCGATGCGCTGGCGGCAGGCAAGCAGCCGAAAGAAGGCACGCAGGAGCCGGGGCGCAAAACGTCCGAGCCCAGCGGCGGCCCGACCACGCTGAAAGAAATGGTCGATGCCAATCATGATTACCGGAAGGCCTGGTGATGGATAATACAGCCAAAGTCGGTCTGCCAGTTATCGGCATAATCTTCCTCGTTCTGGCGGTGTATAAACTTCTCAGCGGTGAACCGTCCGTCGTCTGGTTTCTTTTAAGCTTCCTGTTTGGCGGGTTCGGGATTTTCAAGGCCGTAACCTCGGGAGGGCGTGAATCGTGAGCATTGTCACTCTCATCATCGCGCTGGTCCTCGCGTTCATCGCGTTCAAGGTGCTCAGCGGTATCCTGAAAATCGGCGCCATTCTCGGGATAATCCTGATCGCGGGCTACCTTTACTCGCAGGGGTATCTGACATGAGCCTTCAGGATAAAGACCGGATTTTCACCAATCTCTACGGCTTCCAGGACTGGGGCCTGAAAGCTGCGCAGAAGCGCGGTGATTGGGACAACACCAGGGATATTATCTCCAGAGGTCACGATTCCATCATCGACGAGATGAAGGCATCCGGCCTGCGCGGGCGGGGCGGGGCTGGTTTCCCTACAGGTATGAAATGGTCCTTCATGCCCAAGGAAAGCAAGGATGGACGGCCAAGTTTCCTTGTCATAAATGCCGACGAATCCGAGCCTGGTTCGTGCAAAGACCGCGAGATTATCCGGCATGATCCGCACAAGCTGATCGAAGGCGCGCTGGTTGCCGGATATGCGATGCGCGCACGCGCGGCCTACATCTACATTCGCGGCGAATATATCCGCGAAGCCGAAACGCTGCAGGCGGCCATCGATGAAGCCTATGCCGCAGGTTTGCTGGGCAAGAATGCGGCCAAGTCGGGCTATGACTTCGATGTCTATATGCACCGCGGCGCGGGCGCATATATTTGCGGTGAAGAAACCGCGATGATCGAAAGCCTGGAAGGCAAGAAGGGGCAGCCCCGACTGAAACCGCCATTCCCCGCCGGTGCCGGTCTCTATGGCTGCCCGACCACGGTCAATAATGTCGAAAGCATTGCGGTTGTCCCGACAATCCTGCGGCGCGGCGCAAGCTGGTTCGCCAGCTTCGGACGCGAGGGTAATCATGGCACGAAGCTGTTCCAGATCAGCGGCCACATCGACAAGCCATGCGTTGTCGAAGAAGAGATGGGCATTCCGTTCAAGGAACTGATCGAGAAGCATTGCGGCGGCATCACTGGCGGCTGGGATAATCTGCTTGCGGTGATTCCGGGCGGCTCGTCGGTTCCGCTTGTCCCGGCGGACGAGATCATGGACGCCCCGATGGATTTCGACGGTTTGAAAGAAGTCGGCTCCGGCCTTGGTACAGCTGCCGTCATCGTCATGGACAAGTCCACCGACATCGTCCGCGCGATCAGCCGCCTCAGCTATTTCTACAAGCATGAGAGCTGCGGCCAATGCACACCGTGCCGCGAAGGCACCGGGTGGATGTGGCGCGTGATGGAACGGCTGCGCGAAGGTGACGCCGATGTCAGCGAAATCGATATGCTATACGACGTAACGAAGCAGGTCGAAGGGCACACAATCTGCGCGCTTGGCGATGCTGCCGCATGGCCAATTCAGGGTCTGTTAAAGCATTTCAGGCCAGAAATCGAACGACGGATTGAACTGCGAAATGCCCGATATGCCGAGGCTGCCGAGTAGATTTCTGAACGGGGTGCTTGAACTTGTGATCCGGGGGCCGCTGGATTATATTCGCGCATATTTTGGGGAGACATTCGATGATCAAAGAATTTTCCAGCGTATTCGGTATGGCGGCGGCGCTAGCGGTATGCACGCCGGTTGTGGCTCAAAGCCAGCCTACGCCGACGCCGACCCCGACCCCAAACACTCCGCGCGTTGACACCAGCAATATCACGCCGCGGAATTACCAGATAGAGCGGTTGGAGTTTGCCAAAGACCTGAACATGGATGTGGCGTTGGACAAGCCCGAGGCGGCGGTTGAATCCTACAAACGCGGGCTGGCAATTTCGGACTGCGTCACGAAATCCGGTGAAGCCGATCTTACGGCGATGGTCGACGGGGAATTCGCCAAGTTCGGCATTTTTACGCGCCTGATGACCGGGATGCGCAAGGGGCACAGCTTTTGCGTCAAGTCGGACAAGCCCGCAATCCCGTTCTTTGTGAATGCCGCCATGAGCGAGCGGTACCTGCAATCGCTCGAGGCGGGTGATCAGGCTGGCATGGCTAAAGCGGAAAATATGGGACAGGCCCGCTATTTCTTCATGGGCGGGAAGGACGATGTTTCGGTTTTTACAATCGGGCGCTGTGTGGCGGCATTGTCGCCGCAACTTGCTATGGATGTGCTGAAAACCGAGGTCGGCTCGGAACAGGAGATTTCGGCGCTCGACCGGTTGTATTCGGAAACGCCGCTGTGCGGGGTAAAATCGACACCGGGGAAAATCCCGTCAGCATTCCAGCGCGCCACTATCTCAACCGCGCTGTATGAGTGGCACCGCATCGCCAATACCGACACATAGTTGATTTCTGGCGGTTTTTTCATTGAAGTAGCCAATTCCATCGGGCTCACAGACCTAAAAATCCTTAAACCTGATATCGCTGTTTGCGCCGCGGCGGTCGCGGCGACATTCGGCCTGGCGATGGAGTTGTCCACCAGCGACGTCGGATCCGAAGATGAAAAACGCCGTTTGTATCCAATGTATTCGCAAACTCCCGAATGCCGGAAATCTGCTTCACCCAAAGGCGTGACGGTTGCCCTGCAGCGGGCAGCGATCGATGATCGAGTGGCTGCCCGCGACCTGGCGGGCGGCCCCATTTTTGTGTGATTTAGCGGCCGAAACGGGTTGCAAGTCCGGGGACTCTTCTACAGAGACATCCGGCAAAGAAGGTCGCTTCCGTTTTCGCATCGGAGCGCCATGGCTAGCGTAACAGGAAGCCCATGCCCAAAGTCACAGTAGACGGCCAGGAAATTGATGTGCCCGATGGCGCAACCGTGCTGCAGGCGGCGGAGCTGGCTGGCAAGGAGATCCCGCGCTTTTGTTATCACGAACGGCTGAGTATTGCCGGCAACTGCCGCATGTGTCTGGTCGAAGTGAAGCCCGGACCGCCCAAACCGCAGGCATCCTGCGCATTGCCTGCAACCGAAGGTCAGGAAATCCGCACCGATAGCGAGATGGTCAAGAGGGCGCGCGAAGGGGTGATGGAGCTGTTGCTCATCAACCACCCGCTCGATTGCCCGATCTGTGACCAGGGCGGCGAATGTGACCTGCAGGATCAGGCCATGGCCTACGGCCGCGGTTCGTCGCGTTATGACGAGAACAAGCGCGCTGTGACTGAAAAGTATATGGGGCCGCTGATCAAAACGATCATGACCCGCTGCATCCATTGCACCCGCTGCGTCCGGTTTAGCGAGGAAGTGGCCGGAGTGGATGAAATCGGCGCGCTCTATCGCGGCGAAAACATGCAGATCACAACCTATCTGGAAAAGGCTGCCGAGCATGAGCTGAGCGCCAATGTGATCGATCTCTGCCCGGTGGGCGCACTCACTTCGCGGCCTTACGCCTACGAAGCACGCCCGTGGGAATTGAAGAAAACGCTTGGCATCGATGTGTCCGATGCGGTTGGTGCGAATATCCGCATCGATAGCCGTTCGGGCGAAGTGCTGAGAATTCTGCCGCGCATCAATGACGATGTGAACGAGGAATGGATTTCGGACAAAGCGCGATATCAGGCCGACGGGCTTGGTCGCCGCCGTCTCGACAAGGTGTTCATCCGTAAATCCGGCAAACTTGTCGAAGCGGGCTGGGGTGATGCGTTCAAAGCGATTGCCAAGGTGAAAGCCGGTAAAAACGTCGCCGCAATTGCGGGTGATATGGTCGATTGCGAGACGATGTTTGCGGCCAAAACACTATTGGGCGCGGTGGGCTCGACACTTATCGAAAGCCGTCAAACCGGCATGAAATATGATGTGTCGAACCTGGCTGCTGTCAATTTCAACACCACTTTTTCGCAAATCGAAAATGCCGACGCGATACTGATTGTAGGCAGCCAGATCCGCATGGAAGCTCCGCTGGTCAATGTCCGCATCCGCAAGGCCGTAAAACGCGGGGCGAAGGTGTTTGTGGTGGGCCCCGAATGGGACACGACATATCCGGCGACTTTCCTCGGAGAAGAGATCGGGGTTCTGGGCAAATTGCCGAAAGCTGCGGCTGACGCCCTGAAAGATGCGGAACGTCCGGCGATCATCATGGGCGGGGCCGCTCTTGCGAACGGCGCGCTGGCCCTTGGCCTCGCATTGGCGGAGAAGTTCAAGCTGGTTCGCGATGGCTGGAACGGCTTCAACGTGCTGCATTTCTCGGCCGCCCGCATGGGCGCACTGATGCTGGGTTACGCGCAAGCAGGCGGTATGGCCGATATTGCGGCCCAAAAGCCCAAACTGGTCATTTCGCTCGGCGCGGATGAAATGGATTTCGCGCAGTTTGATGATGCCCTGAAGGTCTATATCGGCCACCACGGCGACAAGGGTGCCCATGCGGCCGACATCGTCCTGCCGGCGGCGGCATATACTGAAAAGGATGGAACTTACGTCAATACCGAAGGCCGCGTGCAATATGCCGAACAGGCAGTATTTCCTCCCGGTGATGCCCGCGAAGACTGGACGATCCTGCGCGCGCTTGCCGATGCACTGGGCGTTGATGTCGGATTCGACAGTTTTGCCGAATTGCGGCTGAAGATGATCGGGGCGGTGCCTGATCTTGGCGTAGAAGGGCTGGCCAATTACGGCGCACTCCCTGCTGCCGACAAGAAGGCAAAGGCTGAAGGTTCGATTGCGTCCTATCCGATTGCTGATTTTTATCTGACAAACCCGATCGCCCGCTCCAGCCCGACAATGCAACGTTGTTCTGCCGAACTTACACACGGGGAAGACTTTGCGGAGGCGGCCGAATGACCGAATTCTTCGTCAACCTCGGTATGTCCTACGGGGCAGCATGGTTTACAGCGACCATCGCCGGCATTCTGTTGATCGCACTGCCGCTGATGCTGTCGGTGGCGATGATCATTTATGTCGACCGTAAGGTCTGGGCAGCCATCAATTTGCGGCGCGGACCGAACGTTGTTGGCCCGTTTGGCGTGTTGCAGAGCTTTGCTGACGGGTTGAAGGTGTTCCTGCAGGAAACCATCGTCCCGAGCGCGGCAAACAAGGGCCTGTTCCTGATCGCGCCGATCCTGACATTTTCTGTCGCCCTGCTTGCGTGGGCGGTGATACCATTCAGCGAAACTGCGGTGCTGGCTAATATCAATGTTGGCTTGCTCTATGTGCTCGCCATCAGTTCGCTGAGTGTTTACGGCGTGGTTATCGCGGGCTGGGCGTCAAACTCGAAATACCCGTTTTTCAGTGCCATGCGGGCTGCAGCTCAGATGATTTCGTACGAAGTCTCGATCGGCTTCATTCTCGTTTGCGTGGTGCTGTTTGCCGGATCGTTCAACATGAACGAGATTGTGATGGCGCAGAAGGGGAACATGTTCGGCGTTCTCAACGGATTTGTGTTTCATCCGTTGTTGTTCCCGCTCTGGGTGATGTTCTTTATTTCGTCCCTGGCAGAAACCGCGCGTGTGCCATTCGATCTGACCGAAGCGGAAAGCGAACTCGTCGCGGGATATCAGACCGAGTACAGTTCGATGAGCTTCGCGCTGTTCTGGCTGGGAGAATATGCCAACATCCTGCTGATGTGTGCGCTGAACGCCATCCTGTTCTTTGGCGGTTGGCTGCCTCCGATTGACTGGGCGCCGCTTTACGCCGTGCCCGGCATTATCTGGTTTCTGGGCAAGACTTTCTTTTTCTTCTTCATGTTCAGCTGGGTGATGGCGACTGTACCGCGTTACCGCTATGACCAGCTGATGCGACTTGGCTGGAAAGTATTTCTGCCGATGAGCCTGTTCTTCATCGTCGTGATCAGCGGCTTTCTGATGGCAACCGGACACTTCAATTCATGAGCACGATCACACATCTCATCAAGAGTTTCACCTTATGGGAATTCCTCAAGGCGCATGCGCTCACCTTGAAGTATTTCTTCAAGCCCAAGGTGACAATCAACTATCCGTTCGAGAAAAACCCGCTCAGCCCGCGTTTTCGCGGTGAGCATGTTCTACGCCGCTATCCCAACGGGGAAGAGCGGTGCATTGCCTGCAAGTTGTGCGAGGCGGTGTGCCCCGCGCAGGCGATCACGATCGAGAGCGAACCGCGTGAAGACGGCAGCCGCCGTACGACGCGTTACGACATCGATATGACCAAATGCATTTATTGCGGTTTCTGTCAGGAAGCCTGCCCGGTGGATGCGGTGGTCGAAGGGCCCAACTTCGAATATGCGACCGAGACGCGGGAAGAATTGCTGTACGACAAAGCCAAGCTGCTAGCGAACGGGGACAAGTGGGAGCGGGCAATCGCCGCAAACCTTGAAGCCGACGCTCCCTACCGCTAGGCGCGGGCAACTTACGACGGGGCCTAATGATACTGACCTTTGCCTTTTACCTGTTTGCCACGTTTGTGATCGGATCCGCCGTGATGACGATCATGGCGCGCAATCCTGTGCACAGCGTGCTCTGGCTGATCCTGGCATTTTTCAATGCCGCGGGTCTGATGGTGCTGGTTGGCGCCGAATTCATCGCGATGCTGCTCATAATCGTTTACGTGGGCGCGGTGGCGGTGCTGTTCCTGTTTGTCGTCATGATGCTCGACATCGATTTTTCCGAATTGCGGGCAGGGTTTATCCGGAACTTCCCGCTGGGAATACTGATCGCTGCCATCCTGCTGGCCGAACTGGTGCTCGGTATCGGGGCCTATCAGGCTGGCGCGCTCGATCTTGGAAAGCCCGACGGCGCCTCGGCAGAACTGGTTGGCCGCAGCAATATCGAAAGCCTGGGTGCGCTGCTTTACGGCAAATATCTGTTCCTGTTCGAAACCGCCGGCATCATCCTGCTGGTCGCGATGATCGGCGCGATTGTCCTGACGCACCGCGAACGGACCAGCAATGTGCCCAAACGGGCGCACCAGAACATCAGCAAACAGAACCAGCGCCGTCCTGAAGATGCGACTATCAATACCAGCCCCGAAGTCGGACAGGGGATCAAATTGTGATCGGCGTGGAACATTATGTCGTGGTCAGTTCGATCCTGTTCGTGATCGGCGTTCTGGGCATTTTCCTGAACCGCAAGAACGTGATTGTCATTCTGATGGCAATCGAGCTTATTTTGCTTGCGGTAAATATCAATCTGGTCGCTTTCAGTGCCTTCCTCGGAGATCTGACCGGTCAGGTTTTTGCCATGTTCGTGCTGACCGTTGCTGCGGGTGAAGCCGCCATCGGGCTCGCCATTCTCGTGATCTATTTCCGCGGTCGCGGCACTATTGCCGTTGACGATGTCAACCAGATGAAGGGCTGACCTTTTGTCCACTTCAATCCTGATCATCGTCTTCGCGCCGCTGCTGGCCGCCATCATCGGCGGGCTGGGCAATCGCGCGCTTGGCAACACTATCGTCAAAACCATCACGACGGGCGCGTTGTTTCTTGCTGCCGCGCTTA encodes the following:
- the nuoG gene encoding NADH-quinone oxidoreductase subunit NuoG, with protein sequence MPKVTVDGQEIDVPDGATVLQAAELAGKEIPRFCYHERLSIAGNCRMCLVEVKPGPPKPQASCALPATEGQEIRTDSEMVKRAREGVMELLLINHPLDCPICDQGGECDLQDQAMAYGRGSSRYDENKRAVTEKYMGPLIKTIMTRCIHCTRCVRFSEEVAGVDEIGALYRGENMQITTYLEKAAEHELSANVIDLCPVGALTSRPYAYEARPWELKKTLGIDVSDAVGANIRIDSRSGEVLRILPRINDDVNEEWISDKARYQADGLGRRRLDKVFIRKSGKLVEAGWGDAFKAIAKVKAGKNVAAIAGDMVDCETMFAAKTLLGAVGSTLIESRQTGMKYDVSNLAAVNFNTTFSQIENADAILIVGSQIRMEAPLVNVRIRKAVKRGAKVFVVGPEWDTTYPATFLGEEIGVLGKLPKAAADALKDAERPAIIMGGAALANGALALGLALAEKFKLVRDGWNGFNVLHFSAARMGALMLGYAQAGGMADIAAQKPKLVISLGADEMDFAQFDDALKVYIGHHGDKGAHAADIVLPAAAYTEKDGTYVNTEGRVQYAEQAVFPPGDAREDWTILRALADALGVDVGFDSFAELRLKMIGAVPDLGVEGLANYGALPAADKKAKAEGSIASYPIADFYLTNPIARSSPTMQRCSAELTHGEDFAEAAE
- a CDS encoding NADH-quinone oxidoreductase subunit C yields the protein MATVLHSAPKSAPHDGVIETLGNALGDMMVGAREEYGELTFTVRRDDIEDVLRLLRDDHEYQQLMEIAGVDYPDRGERFEVVYMLLSLTKNHRLMLKVSTDEATPVPTATRLWPNAGWLEREVFDMFGVLFDGNTDLRRILTDYGFEGHPFRKDFPLTGYTELRYSEEDKRVVYEPVELAQDLRQFDFMSPWEGADYILPGDEKAGGPPQVDEPKTTDSPKQTGAGKKTDKKAAETVSAGAPAEKASTTKKTAPEPTENRQARKPGKGKVKDTKAATKPVKKPKTTAGKGDKT
- the nuoK gene encoding NADH-quinone oxidoreductase subunit NuoK, producing MIGVEHYVVVSSILFVIGVLGIFLNRKNVIVILMAIELILLAVNINLVAFSAFLGDLTGQVFAMFVLTVAAGEAAIGLAILVIYFRGRGTIAVDDVNQMKG
- a CDS encoding NuoB/complex I 20 kDa subunit family protein, which gives rise to MPTAQPGQMLQPDAEYFNALQNEVNDKGFLVASTEDLFQWARTGSLWWMTFGLACCAVEMIHVNMPRYDMERFGVAPRASPRQSDVMIVAGTLCNKMAPALRKVYDQMSEPKYVISMGSCANGGGYYHYSYSVVRGCDRIVPVDIYVPGCPPTAEALLYGVMQLQRKIRRSGTVER
- a CDS encoding NAD(P)H-dependent oxidoreductase subunit E, giving the protein MADRQLAPDTPETRKRWGDFKWSTANAAKAKKFVASYPEGRQKSAVMPFLDLAQRQVGEETGTQGWLPLPVMEFIARELDMPVIRVLEVATFYFMYNLVPVGKFHVQVCGTTPCMLRGSDDIMSACKKRGMEIGHTTDDGMWTLTEVECMGNCATAPMVQINDGNYEDLTVERLDAVLDALAAGKQPKEGTQEPGRKTSEPSGGPTTLKEMVDANHDYRKAW
- the nuoI gene encoding NADH-quinone oxidoreductase subunit NuoI produces the protein MSTITHLIKSFTLWEFLKAHALTLKYFFKPKVTINYPFEKNPLSPRFRGEHVLRRYPNGEERCIACKLCEAVCPAQAITIESEPREDGSRRTTRYDIDMTKCIYCGFCQEACPVDAVVEGPNFEYATETREELLYDKAKLLANGDKWERAIAANLEADAPYR
- a CDS encoding NADH-quinone oxidoreductase subunit D, which gives rise to MSVQLEQSPTTGDQLISNYTINFGPQHPAAHGVLRMVMELDGEIIERIDPHVGLLHRGTEKLIEHKTYLQALPYFDRLDYCSPLCQEHSYVLAIEKLLNVEVPIRAQYLRVLFAELTRISNHMLNIGAHVMDVGAMTPNLWVFELREDCMNFFERASGARMHSAYFRPGGVHQDVPLKLLTDIGDWVDGRLPELFGDAMSLVIDNRIFKQRNVDIAVVEKDDAIAWGFSGPMIRGSGIAWDLRKSQPYDVYDRMDFEVPVGTNGDCYDRFMVRVEEVKQSARIIKQCLAEMPEGPIASDDMKVSPPKRGEMKQSMEALIHHFKLYTEGFHVPAGEVYVATESPKGEFGVYLVSDGSNKPYRCKIRPTAFSHLQAMDFMCRGHMLPDATAILGAIDVVFGECDR
- the nuoH gene encoding NADH-quinone oxidoreductase subunit NuoH encodes the protein MTEFFVNLGMSYGAAWFTATIAGILLIALPLMLSVAMIIYVDRKVWAAINLRRGPNVVGPFGVLQSFADGLKVFLQETIVPSAANKGLFLIAPILTFSVALLAWAVIPFSETAVLANINVGLLYVLAISSLSVYGVVIAGWASNSKYPFFSAMRAAAQMISYEVSIGFILVCVVLFAGSFNMNEIVMAQKGNMFGVLNGFVFHPLLFPLWVMFFISSLAETARVPFDLTEAESELVAGYQTEYSSMSFALFWLGEYANILLMCALNAILFFGGWLPPIDWAPLYAVPGIIWFLGKTFFFFFMFSWVMATVPRYRYDQLMRLGWKVFLPMSLFFIVVISGFLMATGHFNS
- a CDS encoding NADH-quinone oxidoreductase subunit J; this encodes MILTFAFYLFATFVIGSAVMTIMARNPVHSVLWLILAFFNAAGLMVLVGAEFIAMLLIIVYVGAVAVLFLFVVMMLDIDFSELRAGFIRNFPLGILIAAILLAELVLGIGAYQAGALDLGKPDGASAELVGRSNIESLGALLYGKYLFLFETAGIILLVAMIGAIVLTHRERTSNVPKRAHQNISKQNQRRPEDATINTSPEVGQGIKL
- the nuoF gene encoding NADH-quinone oxidoreductase subunit NuoF, translating into MSLQDKDRIFTNLYGFQDWGLKAAQKRGDWDNTRDIISRGHDSIIDEMKASGLRGRGGAGFPTGMKWSFMPKESKDGRPSFLVINADESEPGSCKDREIIRHDPHKLIEGALVAGYAMRARAAYIYIRGEYIREAETLQAAIDEAYAAGLLGKNAAKSGYDFDVYMHRGAGAYICGEETAMIESLEGKKGQPRLKPPFPAGAGLYGCPTTVNNVESIAVVPTILRRGASWFASFGREGNHGTKLFQISGHIDKPCVVEEEMGIPFKELIEKHCGGITGGWDNLLAVIPGGSSVPLVPADEIMDAPMDFDGLKEVGSGLGTAAVIVMDKSTDIVRAISRLSYFYKHESCGQCTPCREGTGWMWRVMERLREGDADVSEIDMLYDVTKQVEGHTICALGDAAAWPIQGLLKHFRPEIERRIELRNARYAEAAE
- a CDS encoding NADH-quinone oxidoreductase subunit A, with amino-acid sequence MDYLAQYLPILIFLFIAVGLSALFVFLPMGVSRLTGTHSPDASKLSEYECGFPAFEDPRSQFDVRFYLVAILFIIFDLEAAFLFPWAVSLDLTGWPGWITMMIFLGELAVGLAYAWKKGALEWE